One Sanguibacter sp. HDW7 DNA window includes the following coding sequences:
- a CDS encoding TetR/AcrR family transcriptional regulator, translating into MTSPTPRPTPARTDGHAARRAGTRAAVIDAAVRLVARQGFSATSVDDIAAEAGVAKGSVYYNFGSKSEILEAALAEGTERLSTTLATARDAARADERIDAMVRALLQSVHTYPDLAKLVAAEVFRAEREWQQSIATLRAETISMFAAELAERRPGEDVSLLAAAVFGATLVAGLEWLVFQPGRTLDDVHASVRGLTVGL; encoded by the coding sequence ATGACCTCCCCCACGCCGCGGCCGACGCCTGCTCGCACCGACGGCCACGCCGCGCGCCGGGCCGGGACGCGCGCGGCCGTCATCGACGCCGCGGTGCGCCTCGTCGCCCGGCAGGGATTCTCGGCGACGAGCGTCGACGACATCGCGGCAGAGGCCGGCGTCGCGAAGGGCAGCGTCTACTACAACTTCGGGTCGAAGTCCGAGATCCTCGAGGCCGCCCTGGCCGAGGGCACCGAACGCCTCAGCACGACGCTCGCCACGGCGCGCGACGCCGCGCGCGCGGACGAGCGGATCGACGCGATGGTGCGCGCCCTGCTGCAGTCGGTTCACACATACCCGGACCTCGCCAAGCTCGTGGCGGCCGAGGTGTTCCGTGCCGAGCGCGAGTGGCAGCAGTCGATCGCGACGCTGCGCGCCGAGACGATCTCGATGTTCGCGGCCGAGCTCGCGGAGCGTCGGCCGGGCGAGGACGTGTCGCTGCTCGCGGCGGCGGTCTTCGGGGCGACGCTCGTCGCGGGGCTCGAATGGCTCGTGTTCCAGCCTGGGCGGACGCTCGACGACGTGCACGCGAGCGTGCGGGGGCTCACGGTCGGGCTCTAG
- a CDS encoding YhgE/Pip domain-containing protein: protein MISLTSTGTELRRFRRGTLPKLALGALVLIPLLYGALYLWAFWDPMGRMDNLPVALVVEDAGATVGGERLDAGGQVADRLTDSGDLRWERTDAAAAQAGVESGDYYFAVTIPADFSQRIADVAGDDPEAASIAVTYNDANSFLATTLGRSAMEQVQTAVREEIGSQAVDTVLVGLGTARDGFATASDGAIRLGTAVGQVDDGAQQLADGARSAADGAGTLASGLGKLRDGAGSAAAGVTKLDKGAHSLSAGSATLAQGATTLATGVGQAHEGATTLAQGAGSLAKGAATLSQGADRLASGFTADAGLVAGATQVADGADALADGLEAAAPTLTALPGTLTDLGRLLQANVATLVALDPTGANPTVQAVLAKDKASLEQLGGVDGAALTEQLGAAVTGARTLADGAAALSDGVGTASDGAQALAAQLRPGAQGTTTLHDGITQVAAGTTSLEKGLARLDTGAADLASGAGTLRSGAGTLADGTTTLKAGTGTLLAGAASAADGASALATGTTTLSSGASALADGTMQLADGAGILASGLADGTAQIPDDSTALRTQRADVIAAPVVVTDSDVAQAEGFGEGFAPFFISLALFVGALITWLLLRPVPSRALAAPVSGGRIAWAGLWPALLIGAGQVVVMLGVVKLGLGMHTSNLVGLVAFTLLVSATFIAMQQAIIALAGPATGKVVVLAILMLQLASSGGTYPVPVTAEFFQAIHPWLPMSYAVTGLRQLITGGADGRLLLAVAVLGGTLVASLAVTAWRSGRMRTWTVDRLHPAISL, encoded by the coding sequence ATGATCTCCCTCACCTCGACGGGCACGGAGCTGCGGCGCTTCCGCCGCGGCACGCTGCCCAAGCTTGCGCTCGGCGCGCTCGTGCTCATCCCGCTGCTCTACGGCGCCCTGTACCTGTGGGCGTTCTGGGACCCGATGGGGCGCATGGACAACCTGCCGGTCGCGCTCGTCGTCGAGGACGCGGGCGCCACGGTCGGCGGCGAGCGTCTCGACGCCGGCGGACAGGTCGCGGACCGGCTCACGGACTCGGGCGACCTGCGCTGGGAGCGCACGGACGCGGCAGCCGCGCAGGCCGGCGTCGAGAGCGGCGACTACTACTTCGCGGTGACGATCCCCGCGGACTTCTCGCAGCGCATCGCGGACGTCGCGGGCGACGACCCGGAGGCCGCGAGCATCGCGGTGACGTACAACGACGCGAACTCGTTCCTCGCGACGACGCTCGGCCGCTCCGCGATGGAGCAGGTGCAGACGGCGGTGCGGGAGGAGATCGGCTCGCAGGCGGTCGACACGGTGCTCGTCGGGCTCGGCACGGCGCGTGACGGCTTCGCGACGGCGTCGGACGGTGCGATCCGGCTGGGGACGGCCGTGGGCCAGGTCGACGACGGCGCGCAGCAGCTTGCCGACGGTGCACGGAGCGCCGCGGACGGTGCGGGCACGCTCGCGTCGGGCCTCGGCAAGCTGCGCGACGGCGCAGGCAGCGCGGCCGCGGGCGTGACGAAGCTCGACAAGGGCGCGCACTCGCTCAGCGCCGGGTCGGCGACGCTCGCGCAGGGCGCGACGACGCTGGCGACGGGTGTCGGGCAGGCGCACGAGGGTGCGACGACTCTCGCTCAGGGCGCGGGCTCGCTCGCGAAGGGCGCAGCGACCCTGTCGCAGGGTGCGGACAGGCTCGCGTCGGGCTTCACCGCGGACGCAGGCCTCGTCGCCGGAGCCACGCAGGTGGCGGACGGCGCGGACGCGCTGGCCGACGGCCTCGAGGCCGCAGCCCCGACGCTCACGGCCCTGCCGGGGACGCTCACGGACCTCGGCCGGCTGCTGCAGGCGAACGTCGCGACGCTCGTGGCGCTCGACCCGACCGGTGCGAACCCGACCGTCCAGGCGGTCCTCGCGAAGGACAAGGCGTCGCTCGAACAGCTCGGCGGCGTCGACGGCGCGGCGCTCACGGAGCAGCTCGGCGCGGCCGTCACGGGCGCTCGCACGCTCGCCGACGGCGCTGCTGCGCTGAGCGACGGGGTCGGCACCGCGTCGGACGGCGCGCAGGCGCTCGCCGCCCAGCTGCGCCCGGGCGCACAGGGCACGACGACGCTGCACGACGGCATCACCCAGGTCGCGGCGGGCACGACGAGCCTCGAGAAGGGGCTCGCTCGGCTCGACACGGGTGCGGCCGACCTCGCGTCCGGCGCCGGCACGCTCAGGTCCGGGGCGGGCACGCTCGCCGACGGTACGACGACGCTCAAGGCCGGCACCGGAACGCTCCTTGCGGGCGCGGCCTCCGCGGCCGACGGCGCCTCGGCGCTCGCGACCGGAACGACGACGCTCTCGTCCGGGGCGTCGGCGTTGGCCGACGGCACGATGCAGCTCGCTGACGGCGCGGGCATCCTCGCCTCCGGGCTCGCCGACGGCACCGCACAGATCCCCGACGACTCCACGGCTCTGCGCACGCAGCGGGCCGACGTCATCGCGGCGCCCGTCGTCGTCACCGACTCCGACGTCGCGCAGGCCGAGGGCTTCGGGGAGGGCTTCGCACCCTTCTTCATCTCGCTGGCCCTCTTCGTCGGGGCGCTCATCACGTGGCTGCTGCTGCGGCCCGTGCCGTCGCGCGCCCTCGCCGCACCTGTCTCCGGCGGGCGCATCGCGTGGGCGGGGCTGTGGCCCGCGCTGCTCATCGGCGCAGGTCAGGTCGTCGTCATGCTGGGCGTCGTCAAGCTCGGCCTCGGCATGCACACGAGCAACCTCGTCGGGCTCGTCGCGTTCACGCTGCTCGTCTCGGCGACGTTCATCGCGATGCAGCAGGCGATCATCGCGCTCGCCGGGCCCGCCACGGGCAAGGTCGTCGTGCTGGCGATCCTCATGCTGCAGCTCGCGTCGTCGGGCGGCACGTACCCCGTGCCCGTCACCGCCGAATTCTTCCAGGCGATCCACCCGTGGCTGCCCATGAGCTACGCCGTGACCGGGCTGCGCCAGCTCATCACGGGCGGCGCTGACGGGCGGCTGCTGCTGGCGGTCGCGGTGCTCGGCGGGACGCTCGTCGCGTCGCTCGCGGTCACCGCGTGGCGGTCGGGGCGGATGCGCACGTGGACCGTGGACAGGCTGCACCCGGCGATCTCGCTCTGA
- a CDS encoding ATP-binding cassette domain-containing protein yields MDTSPTPRAAILAKALRLDGPHGLVYGPLDMHVAAGDLVVLQGPQGSGRTSLLLTLAGRMKPSATTVQLTVGGHDLPRERRAVQRLSAIAGFTGIDDLEPSVTVGDTVRERLAWQAPWYARTPRVTDARLRTLAAPTFGPRPVPSATTLVSDLDEVDAMLLRIVVALTARPDLLVVDDLDQVHDTARRQIVWDRLAALTTTHPTSAAGLTVVASVASVGEVDAMTWAVEPRVVRLTTGPQLSEDDAPQKVAAHAAATASTDEEPLA; encoded by the coding sequence ATGGACACCTCCCCCACGCCCCGCGCGGCGATCCTCGCCAAGGCGCTCCGTCTCGACGGCCCCCACGGCCTCGTCTACGGCCCCCTCGACATGCACGTCGCCGCGGGCGACCTCGTCGTCCTCCAAGGCCCGCAGGGCTCTGGACGCACGAGCCTCCTCCTCACTCTCGCGGGCCGCATGAAGCCCTCGGCCACAACCGTCCAGCTCACCGTCGGCGGCCACGACCTGCCCCGAGAGCGCCGCGCCGTCCAGCGCCTCAGCGCGATCGCCGGGTTCACGGGCATCGACGACCTCGAGCCGTCGGTCACCGTCGGCGACACCGTCCGCGAGCGCCTCGCCTGGCAGGCGCCCTGGTACGCCCGGACGCCGCGCGTCACCGACGCCCGCCTGCGGACGCTCGCCGCGCCGACCTTCGGCCCGCGCCCGGTGCCGTCGGCCACGACCCTCGTGAGTGACCTCGACGAGGTCGACGCGATGCTCCTGCGCATCGTCGTCGCGCTCACGGCGCGCCCGGACCTGCTCGTCGTCGACGACCTCGACCAGGTGCACGACACTGCGCGCCGCCAGATTGTCTGGGACCGCCTCGCGGCGCTCACGACGACGCACCCGACGTCAGCGGCGGGCCTCACGGTCGTCGCGTCGGTCGCGTCGGTCGGCGAGGTCGACGCGATGACGTGGGCTGTCGAGCCTCGCGTCGTGCGCCTCACGACAGGACCGCAGCTCAGCGAGGACGACGCCCCGCAGAAGGTCGCGGCGCACGCCGCGGCCACAGCCTCCACCGACGAGGAGCCCCTCGCATGA
- a CDS encoding DsbA family protein, which produces MSTQPAAAEPLKIDIWSDIACPWCYLGKHRLAAGIEAFAATDAAVPVEIEYHSFELAPDTPEDFEGSEIDFLSHHKGMPAAKVEQMLGQMTEMAASEGLTMDFARLRHTKTLRAHELLHAAKAAGLQPEMLERLYEAYFAQGEHVADVDTLVRLATEVGLDGDDVRAALADERHADAVEADIEQARAFGITGVPFFVIDGRYGISGAQPGEAFAQILGQIVAERAAADA; this is translated from the coding sequence GTGAGCACCCAGCCCGCGGCCGCAGAGCCGCTGAAGATCGACATCTGGTCCGACATCGCCTGCCCCTGGTGCTACCTGGGCAAGCACCGGCTCGCCGCCGGGATCGAGGCCTTCGCCGCGACCGACGCCGCCGTGCCCGTCGAGATCGAGTATCACTCCTTCGAGCTCGCCCCCGACACCCCCGAGGACTTCGAGGGCTCCGAGATCGACTTCCTCTCCCACCACAAGGGCATGCCTGCCGCGAAGGTCGAGCAGATGCTCGGCCAGATGACCGAGATGGCGGCGTCCGAGGGCCTCACCATGGACTTCGCGCGCCTGCGCCACACCAAGACGCTCCGTGCGCACGAGCTGCTCCACGCGGCCAAGGCCGCGGGTCTCCAGCCCGAGATGCTCGAGCGTCTCTACGAGGCATACTTCGCGCAGGGCGAGCACGTCGCCGACGTCGACACGCTCGTGCGCCTCGCGACCGAGGTCGGGCTCGACGGCGACGACGTGCGCGCCGCGCTCGCGGACGAGCGTCACGCCGACGCCGTCGAGGCGGACATCGAGCAGGCCCGCGCCTTCGGCATCACGGGCGTGCCGTTCTTCGTCATCGATGGCCGCTACGGGATCTCCGGCGCGCAGCCGGGGGAGGCGTTCGCGCAGATCCTCGGCCAGATCGTCGCCGAGCGCGCGGCCGCCGACGCCTGA
- a CDS encoding VOC family protein: MSTATPSGPAANDRLAHAAGAAQSALAPADRLAAATHMDAVTLYVRDIDAMTEFYAKVIGLQVMDRTAVDGRDGVVTLGRGSVPLVVLREARDLPERRPGEAGLFHTAILFADHAGVAGALARVATYAPQLYTGAGDHLVSEAFYLDDPEGNGIELYVDRPREQWEWTRGHVKMDTLYIDPNAFLSEHLTETALEKPEDSAATLGHVHLQVGDVPTAHRFYVDTLGFEATATLGPSALFVSAGGYHHHMAMNTWRSMGAGPRPVQLGLGEVSILVPTRDEIGALTDRLAHGGVEHADDGAVLRFSDPWNNRIAVTVG, from the coding sequence ATGAGCACCGCCACCCCGTCCGGTCCCGCCGCGAACGACCGCCTCGCGCACGCCGCAGGCGCCGCCCAGTCGGCCCTCGCCCCGGCCGACCGCCTCGCCGCCGCGACCCACATGGACGCCGTGACGCTCTACGTCCGCGACATCGACGCGATGACCGAGTTCTACGCGAAGGTCATCGGCCTGCAGGTCATGGACCGCACCGCCGTCGACGGCCGCGACGGCGTCGTCACCCTCGGCCGTGGCTCCGTGCCGCTCGTCGTCCTCCGCGAGGCCCGCGACCTGCCCGAGCGCCGCCCCGGAGAGGCCGGCCTCTTCCACACCGCGATCCTCTTCGCCGACCACGCGGGCGTCGCAGGCGCCCTCGCCCGCGTCGCCACGTACGCGCCCCAGCTCTACACGGGCGCGGGCGACCATCTCGTCTCCGAGGCCTTCTACCTCGACGACCCCGAGGGCAACGGCATCGAGCTCTACGTCGACCGCCCGCGTGAGCAGTGGGAGTGGACCCGCGGGCACGTGAAGATGGACACCCTCTACATCGACCCCAACGCGTTCCTCAGCGAGCACCTCACCGAGACCGCGCTCGAGAAGCCCGAGGACTCCGCCGCAACCCTCGGCCACGTCCACCTGCAGGTCGGCGACGTCCCGACCGCGCACCGCTTCTACGTCGACACCCTCGGCTTCGAGGCCACGGCGACCCTCGGCCCGTCGGCCCTCTTCGTCTCCGCCGGCGGCTACCACCACCACATGGCGATGAACACCTGGCGCTCGATGGGCGCCGGTCCGCGGCCCGTCCAGCTCGGGCTGGGCGAGGTGTCGATCCTCGTCCCCACGCGCGACGAGATCGGCGCGCTCACCGATCGGCTCGCCCACGGCGGTGTCGAGCACGCCGACGACGGCGCCGTCCTGCGCTTCTCGGACCCCTGGAACAACCGCATCGCCGTCACGGTCGGCTGA
- a CDS encoding DUF4235 domain-containing protein: MEVPVADENKEALLEKVILIGASAGAAWVAQKGLSFAWKRATGHDAPRNPLDTDSTVVSIIVFAAVAGAAAAAAKLVADKGARRVTTRIAAGRQLRA, encoded by the coding sequence ATGGAGGTTCCGGTGGCGGACGAGAACAAGGAAGCCCTGCTCGAGAAGGTCATCCTCATCGGCGCGTCCGCGGGCGCTGCCTGGGTCGCCCAGAAGGGCCTGTCGTTCGCGTGGAAGAGGGCGACCGGGCACGACGCCCCGCGCAACCCGCTCGACACCGACTCGACGGTCGTCTCGATCATCGTCTTCGCGGCCGTCGCGGGCGCTGCCGCCGCCGCGGCGAAGCTCGTCGCGGACAAGGGCGCACGCCGCGTGACGACGCGCATCGCAGCAGGCCGCCAGCTCCGCGCCTGA
- a CDS encoding thiamine ABC transporter substrate-binding protein, translating into MHSITSTTRRTPVRLAALALASATLLAACASDSGSTTPTTPGATASTSAAPATGPVTLLTHSSYELSKEQIADLKKKGLDVKVVQVGDGGTLVNQLILTKDAPLGDVVFGIDNTFASRAIDAGVFEPYASPALPEAAAALKVAGGDAVTPVDQGDVCINVDSVWFEKHTDVPVPATLDDLTKPAYKDLVVLTNPATSTPGLSFLAGTVTQYGADGYLDYWARLKANGVRIAESWSDAYYTDFTSQGENGTRPIVLSYSSSPAFTLTDDGGTTTASLPATCTRQVEYAGVLAGAKNPAGARAVVDYLLSPELQKTLPDAAYMYPVDPDVALPEAFQEHGTLSENPIAVDPVVVARDRDTWIADWTDTVLG; encoded by the coding sequence TTGCACAGCATCACCAGCACCACTCGCCGGACCCCGGTCCGGCTCGCGGCCCTCGCGCTCGCGTCGGCGACGCTGCTCGCGGCCTGCGCGTCCGACAGCGGCAGCACGACGCCGACGACGCCCGGCGCGACCGCGTCGACGAGCGCCGCCCCGGCGACGGGTCCCGTCACGCTCCTCACGCACAGCTCGTACGAGCTGAGCAAGGAGCAGATCGCGGACCTCAAGAAGAAGGGCCTCGACGTCAAGGTCGTGCAGGTCGGCGACGGCGGCACGCTCGTCAACCAGCTCATCCTCACGAAGGACGCGCCGCTCGGCGACGTCGTCTTCGGCATCGACAACACGTTCGCGTCGCGCGCGATCGACGCGGGCGTCTTCGAGCCCTACGCGTCCCCGGCGCTGCCGGAGGCCGCGGCCGCGCTCAAGGTGGCGGGCGGCGACGCCGTGACGCCGGTCGACCAGGGCGACGTCTGCATTAACGTCGACTCCGTGTGGTTCGAGAAGCACACGGACGTGCCGGTCCCGGCGACGCTCGACGACCTCACGAAGCCCGCCTACAAGGACCTCGTCGTCCTCACGAACCCGGCGACGTCGACCCCTGGCCTCAGCTTCCTCGCCGGCACGGTGACGCAGTACGGCGCGGACGGCTACCTCGACTACTGGGCACGGCTCAAGGCCAACGGCGTGCGCATCGCCGAGTCGTGGTCCGACGCCTACTACACGGACTTCACGAGCCAGGGTGAGAACGGCACCCGACCGATCGTCCTGTCGTACTCGTCGAGCCCTGCGTTCACGCTCACGGACGACGGCGGCACGACGACCGCGTCGCTGCCCGCGACGTGCACCCGTCAGGTCGAGTACGCGGGCGTCCTCGCGGGCGCGAAGAACCCTGCCGGGGCGCGCGCCGTCGTCGACTACCTGCTGAGCCCCGAGCTGCAGAAGACCCTCCCGGACGCCGCGTACATGTACCCGGTCGACCCGGACGTCGCGCTGCCCGAGGCCTTCCAGGAGCACGGCACGCTGTCCGAGAACCCGATCGCCGTCGATCCCGTCGTCGTCGCCCGCGATCGAGACACCTGGATCGCCGACTGGACCGACACGGTCCTCGGCTGA
- a CDS encoding iron ABC transporter permease, translating to MTALRPAPGEVRVPRTDPAGPPAVPGVAPLKRRAGTGWATAGRRASYALAAAVPLAFLGLFFAWPVVAMLTRGLTDAAGAFDLAGVADVLAKPRTWRVVTTTVVQALVGTAVAVVLGVPGAYVLYRRRFPGRTLVRGLVTVPFVLPSVVVGVAFRALLGPGGPLGGLGLDGTFTAIVLALVFFNYSVVVRTVGGFWSRLDPRAEEAARALGASPARVLRTVTLPALVPAIASAAALVFLFCTTAFGVVVVLGSRAHATIETEIYTRTTQLLDLRTAAVLSILQMVVVALSLLVSARARAARERALPLHAEPRGERPLTWRSRTDVLAVGVTAVVVVVLLAWPLATLVTRSLRDRDGAWSLDAYRRLAEAGPGTGLPVTVWQATFTSLTTAAVAAALAVLVGGLVSFVVSRRPRSRAGRRGLAVLDAVVMLPLGVSAVIVGFGLLVTMTRPVLGVDLRTTGWLLPIAQALVAVPVVVRLLLPVLRAVDPRQHEAAATLGAPPGRVVRTVDLPLVARPLGLAVGFAFAASLGEFGATSFLARPDAPTLPVIIVRLLGRPGTDNFSTAMAAATVLAVVTAGVMLLAERMRGDAAGEL from the coding sequence ATGACCGCCCTGCGTCCCGCCCCCGGTGAGGTCCGTGTCCCCCGCACGGACCCCGCCGGTCCGCCTGCCGTCCCCGGCGTCGCTCCCCTGAAGCGTCGCGCGGGCACCGGCTGGGCGACGGCGGGGCGCAGGGCCTCCTACGCGCTCGCGGCCGCGGTGCCGCTCGCGTTCCTCGGCCTGTTCTTCGCGTGGCCCGTCGTCGCGATGCTCACGCGCGGACTCACGGATGCGGCGGGGGCGTTCGACCTCGCGGGCGTCGCCGACGTCCTCGCGAAGCCGCGCACGTGGCGGGTCGTCACGACGACGGTCGTCCAGGCGCTCGTCGGCACGGCCGTGGCCGTCGTCCTCGGCGTGCCCGGCGCGTACGTCCTCTACCGGCGCCGCTTCCCGGGGCGCACGCTCGTGCGCGGGCTCGTCACGGTGCCGTTCGTCCTGCCGAGCGTCGTCGTGGGCGTCGCTTTCCGGGCGCTGCTCGGGCCGGGCGGGCCGCTCGGCGGCCTCGGCCTCGACGGCACGTTCACGGCGATCGTCCTGGCGCTCGTGTTCTTCAACTACTCGGTCGTCGTGCGGACCGTCGGCGGCTTCTGGTCGCGGCTCGACCCGCGCGCCGAGGAGGCGGCCCGCGCTCTCGGCGCGAGCCCCGCCCGCGTCCTGCGGACGGTGACGCTGCCCGCGCTCGTGCCGGCGATCGCGAGCGCGGCTGCGCTCGTGTTCCTCTTCTGCACGACGGCGTTCGGCGTCGTCGTCGTCCTCGGCTCGCGTGCGCACGCGACGATCGAGACGGAGATCTACACGCGCACGACGCAGCTGCTCGACCTGCGCACGGCCGCGGTCCTCTCGATCCTCCAGATGGTCGTCGTCGCGCTCTCCCTGCTCGTCTCCGCGCGCGCCCGCGCCGCTCGCGAGCGCGCCCTGCCGCTGCACGCGGAGCCGCGCGGCGAGCGGCCGCTCACGTGGCGCTCGCGCACCGACGTGCTCGCTGTCGGGGTGACGGCCGTGGTCGTCGTCGTGCTGCTCGCGTGGCCGCTCGCGACGCTCGTCACCCGGTCGCTGCGCGACCGCGACGGAGCCTGGTCGCTCGACGCCTACCGGCGCCTCGCCGAAGCGGGGCCGGGCACGGGGCTGCCCGTCACCGTGTGGCAGGCGACGTTCACGTCGCTCACCACCGCGGCCGTCGCTGCGGCGCTCGCGGTGCTCGTGGGCGGGCTCGTCTCGTTCGTCGTCTCGCGGCGCCCGCGCTCGCGCGCCGGCCGACGCGGCCTCGCCGTGCTCGATGCCGTCGTCATGCTGCCCCTCGGGGTGTCGGCGGTCATCGTCGGCTTCGGGCTGCTCGTCACCATGACGCGGCCCGTGCTCGGCGTCGACCTGCGCACGACGGGCTGGCTCCTGCCGATCGCGCAGGCGCTGGTCGCCGTGCCCGTCGTCGTGCGGCTCCTCCTGCCGGTGCTGCGCGCCGTCGACCCGCGTCAGCACGAGGCCGCCGCGACGCTCGGAGCGCCGCCCGGGCGCGTCGTGCGGACGGTCGACCTGCCGCTCGTCGCGCGGCCGCTCGGGCTCGCCGTGGGCTTCGCGTTCGCCGCGTCGCTCGGCGAGTTCGGCGCGACGTCGTTCCTCGCGCGGCCCGACGCGCCGACGCTGCCCGTCATCATCGTGCGCCTGCTCGGGCGGCCCGGGACCGACAACTTCAGCACCGCGATGGCTGCGGCGACCGTGCTCGCCGTCGTCACGGCGGGCGTCATGCTCCTCGCGGAGCGCATGCGCGGCGACGCCGCAGGAGAGCTGTGA